In Kitasatospora gansuensis, a genomic segment contains:
- a CDS encoding TrmH family RNA methyltransferase, whose amino-acid sequence MSSSIGTPHAGEQYDDAFAPAGDDEREIGVGPHPLPWPAGPQYDPELLAHGDRRNVTDQYRYWTREAIVADLDTRRHGFHVAVENWQHDFNIGSVVRTANAFLAGEVHIVGRRRWNRRGAMVTDRYQHVRHHDSVATLAAFAAAHDLPIIGIDNLPGAVPIETFPLPARCILLFGQEGPGLTEEAWAHATAVCSIAQYGSTRSINAGAAAAIAMHSWIRTHAALS is encoded by the coding sequence GTGAGCAGCAGCATCGGTACCCCGCACGCGGGCGAACAGTATGACGACGCCTTCGCCCCCGCCGGCGACGACGAGCGTGAGATCGGCGTAGGCCCGCACCCGCTGCCGTGGCCGGCCGGTCCGCAGTACGACCCCGAGCTGCTCGCCCACGGCGACCGCCGCAACGTCACCGACCAGTACCGCTACTGGACCCGGGAGGCGATCGTCGCCGACCTGGACACCCGGCGGCACGGCTTCCACGTCGCGGTGGAGAACTGGCAGCACGACTTCAACATCGGCTCGGTGGTGCGGACGGCCAACGCCTTCCTGGCCGGTGAGGTGCACATCGTCGGGCGGCGGCGGTGGAACCGGCGCGGCGCCATGGTCACCGACCGGTACCAGCACGTCCGCCACCACGACTCGGTCGCCACCCTGGCCGCCTTCGCCGCCGCCCACGACCTGCCGATCATCGGGATCGACAACCTGCCCGGCGCCGTCCCGATCGAGACCTTCCCGCTGCCCGCGCGCTGCATCCTGCTGTTCGGCCAGGAGGGCCCGGGCCTCACCGAGGAGGCGTGGGCGCACGCCACCGCGGTCTGCTCGATCGCGCAGTACGGCTCGACCCGCTCCATCAACGCGGGCGCGGCCGCCGCGATCGCGATGCACAGCTGGATCCGGACGCACGCTGCGCTGAGCTGA
- a CDS encoding MFS transporter, whose product METRNPHRWWILIVLCLSTLVLVIDSMALTVAVPSMSADLGASAQDIQWILDSYILVFAGLLLTSGSLGDRFGRRKVMIIGLLLFGLASLAAAFCSSPGEVIAARITMGVGGALIMPSTLSILITVFEEDERGKAMAAWGSVSMLGLVGSPVLGGLLIDRFSWHSIFFLNVPVVALAVLAGLLLMPESKGPWRKADPLGAVLSAVGMTALIWWIIEIPQHGAFAGRSLITLVVAVLTLGGFVIWENVTSSPMVPLALFKHRNFSGGSLSLTLVQIGNGGLLLVLTQYLQFVLGYSPVKAGLAFVPLAVAALIGNGAGAGLAAKIGNRLLILVGMLVMAASFVLLATVTAETGFAVPAVALGLLGLGAGLAMPAAVGALMGTIPPEQAGVGSALNDTIQQAGTALGIAILGSLLTSGYAGAMPADAPEPAKQSIAGALAAAQGDTALVTAAREAFTSSMSTTFTISAIGVLAAALLATLVMRDRKPADAAAPEAELAA is encoded by the coding sequence ATGGAAACCCGCAACCCCCACCGCTGGTGGATCCTGATCGTGCTGTGCCTCAGCACGCTGGTCCTGGTCATCGACAGCATGGCGCTGACCGTGGCGGTGCCGTCGATGTCCGCCGACCTCGGCGCGAGCGCCCAGGACATCCAGTGGATCCTCGACTCCTACATCCTGGTCTTCGCCGGACTGCTGCTCACCTCGGGCAGCCTGGGCGACCGGTTCGGCCGCCGGAAGGTGATGATCATCGGCCTGCTGCTGTTCGGCCTGGCCTCACTGGCCGCGGCCTTCTGCAGCAGCCCCGGCGAGGTGATCGCGGCCCGGATCACGATGGGTGTCGGCGGCGCGCTGATCATGCCCTCGACGCTGTCGATCCTGATCACCGTCTTCGAGGAGGACGAGCGCGGCAAGGCGATGGCGGCCTGGGGTTCGGTGTCGATGCTCGGCCTGGTCGGCAGCCCGGTGCTCGGCGGCCTGCTGATCGACCGCTTCTCCTGGCACTCGATCTTCTTCCTGAACGTGCCGGTGGTGGCCCTGGCCGTGCTGGCCGGCCTGCTCCTGATGCCGGAGTCCAAGGGCCCGTGGCGGAAGGCCGACCCGCTGGGCGCCGTGCTCTCCGCCGTCGGCATGACCGCCCTGATCTGGTGGATCATCGAGATCCCGCAGCACGGCGCCTTCGCGGGCCGGTCGCTGATCACCCTGGTGGTCGCGGTGCTCACCCTCGGCGGGTTCGTGATCTGGGAGAACGTCACCTCCTCGCCGATGGTCCCGCTGGCCCTGTTCAAGCACCGCAACTTCAGCGGCGGCTCGCTCTCGCTGACACTCGTTCAGATCGGCAACGGCGGCCTGCTGCTGGTGCTCACCCAGTACCTGCAGTTCGTGCTGGGCTACTCCCCGGTCAAGGCCGGCCTGGCCTTCGTCCCGCTGGCCGTCGCCGCGCTGATCGGCAACGGCGCCGGCGCCGGGCTGGCGGCGAAGATCGGCAACCGCCTGCTGATCCTGGTCGGCATGCTGGTGATGGCCGCCTCGTTCGTCCTGCTGGCGACCGTCACCGCGGAGACCGGCTTCGCCGTCCCGGCCGTCGCCCTCGGCCTGCTCGGCCTCGGCGCGGGCCTGGCCATGCCGGCCGCGGTCGGTGCGCTGATGGGCACCATCCCGCCGGAGCAGGCGGGCGTCGGCTCGGCCCTGAACGACACCATCCAGCAGGCCGGCACCGCCCTCGGCATCGCGATCCTCGGCTCGCTGCTGACCAGCGGCTACGCCGGTGCGATGCCCGCCGACGCCCCCGAGCCGGCCAAGCAGTCGATCGCCGGTGCGCTGGCCGCCGCCCAGGGCGACACCGCCCTGGTCACCGCCGCCCGGGAGGCCTTCACCAGCTCGATGTCGACCACCTTCACCATCAGCGCGATCGGCGTCCTGGCCGCCGCCCTGCTGGCCACCCTGGTGATGCGCGACCGCAAGCCCGCCGACGCCGCGGCCCCGGAGGCGGAGCTCGCCGCCTGA
- a CDS encoding peptidoglycan-binding protein, producing MEHISSGTPEERQGQTVLIEFTEIEPDRSCACAGCSARRLARMHGAGPADGGHRSARGARRAAVLVAAVGTVLGGGAAAGTTGPTPAPQPSGSATGSTPQGAVSPLFGRQSDQAPRLRSVGTTTRTEILARAQRWVDQQVPYSMSSYWSDGYRQDCSGFVSMAWGLGSSQTTWTLPDFATRTDRSELQPGDALIYNNPANPGAGSHTVIFGGWTSAAQTQYVAYEQTRPGTRKRATPYAYWSNSASYVAYRHRGLDGTRADGFPGADKFGPGQSNPYVQQLGEMLVKRGAGRFYGEGPDPSWGEPDRRATEAFQLAQGWRGSEADGLPGKDTWDYLVNGKGQDIPAAATPPPPPAGAPAYPGADAFGPGRSNPYIQQLGEQLVRKGYGRHYSEGPGPSWSESDRLNVADFQTAQGWTGSEADGLPGPHTWRLLFS from the coding sequence GTGGAACACATCTCCTCCGGCACACCCGAGGAGAGGCAGGGTCAGACCGTGCTGATCGAGTTCACCGAGATAGAACCGGACCGGAGCTGCGCCTGCGCGGGCTGCTCGGCCCGGCGGCTGGCCCGGATGCACGGGGCCGGTCCGGCCGACGGCGGCCACCGTTCGGCCCGGGGCGCCCGCCGGGCGGCGGTCCTGGTCGCGGCGGTCGGCACCGTCCTCGGCGGCGGTGCGGCCGCCGGGACCACCGGCCCCACACCCGCCCCGCAGCCCAGCGGCAGCGCCACCGGCTCCACCCCGCAGGGCGCGGTCAGCCCGCTGTTCGGCCGCCAGAGCGACCAGGCACCCCGGCTGCGTTCCGTCGGCACCACCACCCGCACCGAGATCCTGGCCCGCGCCCAGCGCTGGGTGGACCAGCAGGTGCCGTACAGCATGAGCAGCTACTGGTCCGACGGCTACCGCCAGGACTGCTCCGGCTTCGTCTCGATGGCCTGGGGCCTGGGCAGCAGTCAGACCACCTGGACCCTGCCGGACTTCGCCACCCGAACAGACCGCAGCGAACTCCAGCCCGGCGACGCCCTGATCTACAACAACCCCGCCAACCCCGGGGCGGGCTCACACACCGTCATCTTCGGCGGCTGGACCAGCGCGGCGCAGACCCAGTACGTGGCGTACGAGCAGACCAGGCCGGGCACCCGGAAGCGGGCCACCCCGTACGCGTACTGGAGCAACTCGGCCTCCTACGTCGCCTACCGCCACCGGGGCCTGGACGGTACCCGGGCGGACGGCTTCCCCGGCGCGGACAAGTTCGGGCCCGGGCAGTCCAACCCGTACGTGCAGCAGCTCGGCGAGATGCTGGTGAAGCGCGGGGCCGGACGGTTCTACGGCGAGGGCCCCGACCCGAGCTGGGGCGAGCCGGACCGGCGGGCGACCGAAGCGTTCCAGCTGGCCCAGGGCTGGCGCGGGTCCGAGGCCGACGGCCTGCCGGGCAAGGACACCTGGGACTACCTGGTCAACGGCAAGGGCCAGGACATCCCGGCCGCCGCCACCCCGCCCCCGCCGCCCGCCGGTGCCCCGGCGTATCCGGGAGCCGACGCGTTCGGGCCCGGGCGGTCCAACCCGTACATCCAGCAGCTCGGCGAACAACTCGTCAGAAAGGGCTACGGCCGGCACTACAGCGAAGGCCCCGGCCCGTCCTGGTCCGAGAGCGACCGGCTGAACGTCGCCGACTTCCAGACCGCCCAGGGCTGGACGGGCAGCGAAGCGGACGGCCTTCCGGGGCCGCACACCTGGCGCTTGCTGTTCAGCTGA
- a CDS encoding VOC family protein → MQTGHVGLNVTDVTRSIAFYREVFGLELAGEGTEADRRFAFLALDGKLLLTLWQQSKERFDTGTAGLHHLSFQVESLDEVRAAEERLRGLDAEFAYDGVVPHGEGAGSGGIFFTDPDGIRLEIYAPAGLEGTPAPVAAAPTCGFF, encoded by the coding sequence ATGCAGACTGGCCACGTCGGGCTCAACGTCACCGATGTCACCCGTTCCATCGCCTTCTACCGGGAGGTCTTCGGCCTGGAACTGGCCGGTGAGGGGACCGAGGCGGACCGCCGCTTCGCCTTCCTGGCCCTGGACGGCAAGCTGCTGCTGACGCTCTGGCAGCAGAGCAAGGAGCGCTTCGACACCGGCACGGCCGGCCTGCACCACCTCTCCTTCCAGGTCGAGTCGCTGGACGAGGTACGGGCCGCCGAGGAGCGGCTGCGCGGGCTGGACGCCGAGTTCGCGTACGACGGCGTGGTCCCGCACGGCGAGGGGGCGGGCTCCGGCGGGATCTTCTTCACCGACCCCGACGGCATCCGGCTGGAGATCTACGCCCCGGCCGGCCTCGAAGGCACGCCCGCCCCGGTCGCGGCCGCTCCGACCTGCGGATTCTTCTAG
- a CDS encoding pyridoxamine 5'-phosphate oxidase family protein has protein sequence MTVETFHPGERAVQARAGVQDRAEHVGRGIGAVIPAVAARFLSDRRTLVVGATDQKGRVWASMLSGPAGFLAADGESTLAVAARPVPGDPLAAVLETPAEVGTIALDSAGRRRMRLNGRSVPDGRGGLLITAEQVYANCPKYIQRRHPLDTPSTPELLGSGSRLSTRQQLAATTTDTFFVATAGPDGRVDASHRGGHPGFLSVHGPELLSWPDYPGNNMFMTLGNMELNPAAGLLLPDWETGGALLVSGQAEPDADRTVWFTVERVVELAHATPLTWSEPEYSPANPPIIRA, from the coding sequence ATGACTGTCGAGACCTTCCACCCGGGCGAGCGGGCGGTCCAGGCCCGGGCCGGGGTGCAGGACCGTGCGGAGCATGTCGGCCGGGGCATCGGCGCGGTCATCCCGGCCGTGGCAGCACGGTTTTTGAGTGACCGTCGGACGCTGGTGGTCGGCGCCACCGACCAGAAGGGGCGGGTCTGGGCGAGCATGCTCAGCGGGCCCGCCGGATTCCTGGCGGCGGACGGCGAGAGCACCCTCGCGGTGGCCGCCCGCCCGGTGCCCGGCGATCCGCTGGCGGCGGTGCTGGAGACCCCGGCCGAGGTCGGCACCATCGCGCTGGACTCGGCCGGCCGGCGGCGGATGCGGCTGAACGGCCGCTCCGTCCCGGACGGCCGGGGCGGGCTGCTGATCACCGCCGAGCAGGTGTACGCCAACTGCCCGAAGTACATCCAGCGCCGGCACCCGCTGGACACCCCGTCCACCCCCGAACTGCTCGGCTCGGGCTCCCGGCTGAGCACCCGCCAGCAGCTCGCGGCGACCACCACCGACACGTTCTTCGTCGCCACCGCGGGACCGGACGGCCGGGTGGACGCCTCGCACCGGGGCGGGCACCCGGGCTTCCTCTCCGTGCACGGCCCCGAGCTGCTGAGCTGGCCGGACTACCCGGGCAACAACATGTTCATGACCCTGGGGAACATGGAGCTGAACCCCGCCGCCGGGCTGCTGCTGCCCGACTGGGAGACCGGCGGTGCCCTGCTGGTCTCGGGGCAGGCCGAGCCGGACGCCGACCGCACGGTGTGGTTCACGGTCGAGCGGGTGGTCGAACTGGCCCACGCCACCCCGCTCACCTGGAGCGAGCCCGAGTACTCCCCCGCCAATCCGCCGATCATCCGGGCATAA
- a CDS encoding CGNR zinc finger domain-containing protein translates to MADPRDPRPLLGEPLSLDLLNTRWNGGGVQDLLARPDGYAIWLSTAGLADRSPADDAGLAAALTARDALAGLVRAAEEQREPELDALNQVLAHGRLRHTLTAAGPTETVEVDSPEWLAAWLAADDYLALLRQGAHWIKACAHENCILHFFDTSQNGRRRWCSMAVCGNRAKAARHYEKAAR, encoded by the coding sequence ATGGCAGACCCCCGTGACCCGCGCCCCCTGCTCGGCGAGCCGCTCTCGCTCGACCTGCTGAACACGCGCTGGAACGGCGGCGGCGTCCAGGACCTGCTGGCCAGGCCGGACGGCTACGCGATCTGGCTCTCCACGGCCGGTCTCGCCGACCGCAGCCCCGCGGACGACGCGGGCTTGGCCGCCGCCCTGACCGCCCGGGACGCCCTGGCCGGGCTGGTCCGCGCCGCCGAGGAGCAGCGCGAGCCCGAGTTGGACGCCCTGAACCAGGTCCTCGCCCACGGCCGGCTCCGCCACACCCTCACCGCGGCCGGCCCCACCGAGACCGTCGAGGTCGACTCCCCCGAGTGGCTGGCCGCCTGGCTCGCCGCCGACGACTACCTCGCACTGCTCCGGCAGGGCGCCCACTGGATCAAGGCCTGCGCCCACGAGAACTGCATCCTGCACTTCTTCGACACCTCGCAGAACGGGCGCCGCCGCTGGTGCTCGATGGCCGTCTGCGGCAACCGCGCCAAGGCGGCCCGCCACTACGAGAAGGCCGCTCGCTAG
- a CDS encoding glycosyltransferase produces MTELAPRGTTVVGPPPANERPTRTKLVEVVVPVYNEEHTVERCVRRLHAYLGETFPYPYRITIADNASIDGTWAVATALAAEIPQVEAVHLDLKGRGRALRQVWGDSDADVVAYMDVDLSTGLEAFLPLVAPLLSGHSDLAIGSRLHRGSAVVRGAKREFISRGYNVLLRATMAAKFSDAQCGFKAARTEVVQQLLGSVEDNAWFFDTELLLLAERTGLRIHEVPVDWVDDPDSRVDIVRTVLDDLKGMSRVARRTLTGAGRVDHLPTRVRQAQLPPGLGWQLASFAVVGTLSTLAFMLLFLTTRQLVPAFWANAFALAVTAVANTAANRRFTFGVTGARDALKHQIEGGIAFLIGLALSSGAIALLPADRSHAAELTTLVAANALATLLRFLLLRVWVFNPKRALKR; encoded by the coding sequence ATGACAGAGCTCGCACCCCGGGGCACGACCGTGGTCGGCCCGCCCCCTGCCAACGAACGTCCGACCAGGACGAAACTCGTCGAGGTGGTCGTCCCGGTCTACAACGAGGAGCACACGGTCGAGCGGTGTGTCCGCCGACTGCATGCCTACCTGGGAGAGACCTTCCCCTATCCGTACCGGATCACCATCGCGGACAACGCGAGTATCGACGGCACCTGGGCGGTGGCCACCGCGCTGGCCGCCGAGATCCCCCAGGTCGAGGCGGTCCACCTGGACCTCAAGGGCCGGGGCCGGGCGCTCCGCCAGGTCTGGGGCGACAGCGACGCCGACGTGGTGGCGTACATGGACGTCGACCTCTCCACCGGCCTGGAGGCGTTCCTGCCGCTGGTCGCGCCGCTGCTCTCAGGCCACAGCGACCTGGCCATCGGCAGCCGCCTGCACCGGGGTTCGGCGGTGGTCCGGGGAGCAAAGCGGGAGTTCATCTCGCGCGGGTACAACGTGCTGCTGCGGGCCACCATGGCGGCCAAGTTCTCGGACGCCCAGTGCGGGTTCAAGGCCGCCAGGACCGAGGTGGTGCAGCAGCTGCTCGGCTCGGTCGAGGACAACGCCTGGTTCTTCGACACCGAACTGCTGCTGCTGGCCGAACGCACCGGCCTGCGGATCCACGAAGTCCCGGTGGACTGGGTGGACGACCCCGACAGCCGGGTCGACATCGTCCGCACCGTCCTGGACGACCTCAAGGGCATGAGCCGGGTGGCCCGTCGCACCCTCACCGGCGCGGGCCGGGTCGACCACCTGCCGACCCGGGTCAGGCAGGCCCAGCTGCCGCCCGGCCTCGGCTGGCAGCTCGCCAGCTTCGCCGTGGTCGGCACCCTGAGCACGCTGGCCTTCATGCTGCTGTTCCTGACCACCCGTCAACTGGTGCCCGCCTTCTGGGCGAACGCCTTCGCCCTGGCCGTCACCGCCGTGGCCAACACCGCCGCCAACCGCCGCTTCACCTTCGGCGTGACCGGTGCCCGGGACGCCCTCAAACACCAGATCGAGGGCGGCATCGCCTTCCTGATCGGCCTGGCCCTGAGCAGCGGGGCGATTGCCCTGCTCCCCGCTGACCGCTCCCACGCCGCCGAACTCACCACCCTGGTGGCGGCGAACGCCCTGGCCACGCTGCTGCGCTTCCTGCTCCTGCGGGTCTGGGTCTTCAACCCCAAGCGTGCGCTGAAGCGTTGA
- a CDS encoding FAD-dependent oxidoreductase, with protein MSDNQLASDVVIVGAGPTGLLLAGDLATAGLRVTVLEKRGAESNLTRAFAVHARTLEQLDARGLADELIATGTPLADLRLFGSLKVELGKLPSRFPFVLITPQYNVERLLQERAVKAGAVLVRGAEVTGLRQDPGGVELETRGGESYRAGYVVGADGVRSAVRDLLGIPYPGESVVSSVLLADVRLEQPPTDTLSVAAGENGFAFLVPFGDGWYRVIAWDRNRQLPDGAPVELGEISAIARDAFGVDHGLHDARWVSRFHSDERQVPNYRSGRVFLAGDAAHCHSPAGGQGMNTGLQDAANLSWKLVSAVRGWAPDALLDTYQTERHPVGRAAVRSSGALVRLALANSVPTRLLRSTLVSAANLLGPLGELGARQVSGIAIQYPAPKDAHHLVGRRIPDLRLAVDSPGAPSRLYEALRSGRAVLVSNDDQQLVVEPWADRLVTAAPASPHGKLRDTVLLVRPDGHAAWAGVDPSRAEIRHAITQLLGPEA; from the coding sequence ATGTCCGACAATCAGCTGGCCTCCGACGTGGTGATCGTCGGCGCGGGCCCGACCGGGCTCCTGCTGGCCGGTGACCTGGCCACCGCGGGGCTGCGGGTGACCGTGCTGGAGAAGCGCGGCGCCGAGTCCAACCTGACCCGGGCCTTCGCGGTGCACGCCCGCACCCTGGAGCAGCTGGACGCCCGGGGGCTGGCCGACGAACTGATCGCCACCGGGACGCCGCTGGCCGACCTGCGGCTGTTCGGGAGCCTCAAGGTGGAGCTGGGCAAGCTGCCCAGCCGGTTCCCGTTCGTGCTGATCACCCCGCAGTACAACGTCGAACGACTGCTCCAGGAGCGGGCCGTGAAGGCCGGTGCGGTGCTGGTCCGGGGCGCCGAGGTGACCGGGCTGCGGCAGGACCCGGGGGGCGTCGAGCTGGAGACCAGGGGCGGCGAGAGCTACCGGGCCGGCTACGTGGTCGGCGCGGACGGCGTCCGCAGCGCGGTGCGCGACCTGCTGGGGATCCCGTACCCCGGGGAGTCGGTGGTGAGTTCGGTGCTGCTGGCCGACGTCCGGCTGGAGCAGCCGCCCACCGACACGCTGTCGGTCGCCGCCGGGGAGAACGGCTTCGCCTTCCTGGTGCCGTTCGGCGACGGCTGGTACCGGGTGATCGCCTGGGACCGGAACCGCCAACTCCCGGACGGCGCACCGGTGGAGCTCGGCGAGATCAGCGCGATCGCCCGGGACGCCTTCGGGGTCGACCACGGGCTGCACGACGCCCGCTGGGTGTCCCGGTTCCACAGCGACGAGCGGCAGGTGCCCAACTACCGTTCCGGGCGGGTCTTCCTGGCCGGGGACGCCGCGCACTGCCACTCCCCGGCGGGCGGGCAGGGCATGAACACCGGGCTGCAGGACGCCGCCAACCTGAGCTGGAAGCTGGTCAGCGCGGTCCGCGGCTGGGCCCCCGACGCCCTGCTGGACACCTATCAGACGGAGCGTCACCCGGTCGGCCGGGCCGCCGTCCGCAGCTCCGGCGCCCTGGTCCGGCTCGCGCTGGCCAACTCGGTGCCGACCAGGCTGCTGCGCTCCACCCTGGTCTCGGCGGCCAACCTGCTCGGCCCGCTGGGGGAGTTGGGCGCCCGCCAGGTCTCCGGGATCGCCATCCAGTACCCCGCCCCGAAGGACGCCCACCACCTGGTCGGCCGCCGGATCCCCGACCTGCGGCTCGCGGTGGACTCACCCGGCGCACCGTCCCGGCTGTACGAGGCGCTCCGCAGCGGGCGGGCGGTCCTGGTCTCCAACGACGACCAGCAGCTGGTGGTCGAACCCTGGGCCGACCGGCTGGTCACCGCCGCACCCGCCTCCCCGCACGGGAAGCTCCGCGACACGGTCCTGCTGGTCCGCCCCGACGGCCACGCCGCCTGGGCCGGCGTCGACCCCAGCCGGGCGGAGATCCGACACGCCATCACTCAGCTGCTCGGTCCTGAGGCCTGA
- a CDS encoding TetR/AcrR family transcriptional regulator — MAAKTNPTPSVWTRQRPAEQPGLSQPAIVREAIAMLDADGIDALSMRKLGARLNAGATSLYRHVATKDELMELAVDAVVAEMSVPAAGGPDWRADVTAAAASFRAVALRHPWLSAVLGQAGLAYLGPNLMTYGERLAALFAEAGFPEPSPAIDTVLAYVIGMSTTEAAWLITVSRSGETEAAFVTRLLPEAQQAATGHQHLNEAYQEAEAGAADPAAVRDAKFGYGLEVVLDGLALRLPQASGPSS, encoded by the coding sequence ATGGCAGCCAAGACGAACCCCACCCCGTCCGTGTGGACCCGGCAGCGCCCGGCCGAACAGCCCGGGCTCAGCCAGCCGGCGATCGTCCGGGAGGCGATCGCGATGCTGGACGCGGACGGCATCGACGCCCTGAGCATGCGCAAGCTGGGGGCCAGGCTGAACGCGGGCGCGACCTCGCTCTACCGGCACGTCGCCACCAAGGACGAGCTGATGGAGCTGGCGGTGGACGCGGTGGTGGCCGAGATGTCGGTACCGGCCGCCGGCGGTCCCGACTGGCGGGCCGACGTCACCGCGGCCGCCGCCTCGTTCCGGGCGGTCGCCCTACGGCACCCGTGGCTGTCGGCGGTGCTCGGCCAGGCCGGCCTGGCCTACCTGGGCCCCAACCTGATGACCTACGGGGAGCGGCTGGCGGCGCTGTTCGCCGAGGCCGGCTTCCCCGAGCCGAGCCCGGCGATCGACACCGTGCTGGCGTACGTGATCGGGATGAGCACCACGGAGGCGGCCTGGCTCATCACGGTGTCCCGCTCCGGTGAGACCGAGGCCGCCTTCGTCACCCGCCTGCTGCCCGAGGCGCAGCAGGCGGCGACCGGACACCAGCACCTCAACGAGGCCTACCAGGAGGCCGAGGCGGGTGCCGCCGACCCGGCCGCGGTCCGGGACGCCAAGTTCGGCTACGGCCTGGAGGTGGTGCTGGACGGGCTGGCGCTGAGGCTGCCTCAGGCCTCAGGACCGAGCAGCTGA
- the paaN gene encoding phenylacetic acid degradation protein PaaN, with protein MTAAATHPVVAELIERHQPTLTRAVEATTARDYWSPYPEFPKAYGETGQADGQAAFDALLGSVFTLDGQPADGELVSGESSPYGIELGVSYPHADVEALIGALELARPGWAAAGPTVRAAVCLEILARINARSHEFAHAVMHTTGQAYGMAFQAGGPHAQDRGLEAVAYAFIEQTRLPERASWTKPQGKRDPLTMTKEFVPVPVGLALLIGCNTFPTWNGYPGLFASLATGNPVLVKPHPRATLPLALTVQVAREVLAEAGFDPNLVCLAAEHEGSTIAQTLAVRPEVKLIDYTGSTQFGDWLEANAQQALVYTEKAGVNSVVIDSTDNYRGMLANLAFSLSLYSGQMCTTPQNLLIPRTGVRTDEGGKSYDEVVTDLAAAIEGLLSDDARAAAILGAVVNPGVLGRTVRAAGGEYGELALAPRVVTSPEFPAATVRTPALVKVDADKPDDRAAFLGECFGPVSFVVAVESAEAAVELLGRTVREQGAMTAAGYTVDDAVEAALVATCLDAGVSLSLNLTGGVYANQTAAFSDLHGTGANPAANAAYCDGAFVASRFRTVEVRRHS; from the coding sequence ATGACCGCAGCGGCCACCCACCCCGTCGTCGCCGAGCTGATCGAGCGTCACCAGCCCACTCTCACCCGCGCGGTGGAGGCCACCACGGCACGGGACTACTGGTCGCCGTACCCGGAGTTCCCGAAGGCGTACGGCGAGACCGGCCAGGCCGACGGCCAGGCCGCCTTCGACGCGCTGCTCGGCAGCGTGTTCACGCTGGACGGCCAGCCGGCCGACGGTGAGCTGGTCAGCGGCGAGTCCTCGCCGTACGGCATCGAGCTCGGCGTCAGCTACCCGCACGCGGACGTCGAGGCGCTGATCGGCGCGCTCGAACTGGCCCGCCCCGGTTGGGCGGCGGCCGGCCCGACCGTCCGCGCGGCGGTCTGCCTGGAGATCCTGGCCCGGATCAACGCCCGCTCGCACGAGTTCGCGCACGCGGTGATGCACACCACCGGACAGGCGTACGGGATGGCCTTCCAGGCCGGTGGCCCGCACGCGCAGGACCGGGGCCTGGAGGCGGTCGCGTACGCCTTCATCGAGCAGACCCGGCTGCCCGAGCGGGCGAGCTGGACCAAGCCGCAGGGCAAGCGGGACCCGCTCACCATGACCAAGGAGTTCGTGCCGGTGCCGGTCGGCCTGGCACTGCTGATCGGCTGCAACACCTTCCCGACCTGGAACGGCTACCCCGGCCTGTTCGCCTCGCTGGCCACCGGCAACCCGGTGCTGGTCAAGCCGCACCCGCGGGCCACCCTGCCGCTGGCGCTCACCGTGCAGGTCGCCCGCGAGGTGCTGGCCGAGGCCGGCTTCGACCCCAACCTGGTCTGCCTGGCCGCCGAGCACGAGGGTTCGACCATCGCGCAGACGCTGGCGGTTCGGCCCGAGGTGAAGCTGATCGACTACACCGGCTCGACCCAGTTCGGCGACTGGCTGGAGGCCAACGCCCAGCAGGCGCTGGTCTACACCGAGAAGGCCGGGGTCAACTCGGTGGTGATCGACTCCACCGACAACTACCGCGGCATGCTCGCCAACCTGGCCTTCTCGCTCTCGCTCTACAGCGGCCAGATGTGCACCACCCCGCAGAACCTGCTGATCCCCCGCACCGGTGTCCGCACCGACGAGGGCGGCAAGTCCTACGACGAGGTGGTGACCGACCTGGCCGCCGCGATCGAGGGCCTGCTCTCGGACGACGCCCGCGCCGCCGCCATCCTCGGCGCCGTGGTCAACCCCGGGGTGCTCGGCCGCACGGTCCGGGCCGCCGGTGGCGAGTACGGCGAACTCGCCCTCGCGCCCCGGGTGGTGACCTCGCCGGAGTTCCCGGCGGCGACCGTGCGGACGCCCGCGCTGGTCAAGGTGGACGCGGACAAGCCGGACGACCGGGCGGCGTTCCTCGGCGAGTGCTTCGGCCCGGTCTCCTTCGTGGTCGCGGTCGAATCCGCCGAGGCCGCAGTGGAGTTGCTCGGCCGGACGGTCCGCGAGCAGGGCGCCATGACTGCGGCCGGGTACACCGTGGACGACGCGGTGGAGGCCGCGCTGGTGGCCACCTGCCTGGACGCCGGCGTCTCGCTCTCGCTCAACCTCACCGGCGGGGTCTACGCCAACCAGACGGCGGCCTTCTCCGACCTGCACGGGACGGGCGCCAACCCGGCGGCCAACGCGGCCTACTGCGACGGCGCGTTCGTGGCGAGCCGGTTCCGTACGGTCGAGGTGCGACGCCACAGCTGA